Proteins encoded in a region of the Pseudomonas shahriarae genome:
- a CDS encoding DNA polymerase II, which translates to MDLQQGFVLTRHWRDTPAGTEVSFWLATDQGPRYIRLPVQPSVMFIPLAHREHAQRVLKGERDVELRPLQLCDFHHRPVLGLYTRQHRQAMDLEKRLRQAGVDVYEGDVRPPERYMMERFITAPVAFDGTPGEGGMLLEAQMKPAPDYRPALKLVSLDIETTARGELYSIALEGCGERQVYMLGPPNKTCAVDFKLEYCDSRAQLLERLNQWLAQHDPDAIIGWNLVQFDLRVLHEHAQRLNVPLLLGRGGEAMAWREHGSRNHYFAAAAGRLIIDGIEALRSATWTFESFSLENVAQTLLGEGKSISTPYQRMDEINRMFAEDKPALARYNLKDCELVTRIFAKTELLKFLLERASVTGLPADRNGGSVAAFTHLYMPLMHRQGFVAPNLGDKPPQASPGGFVMDSRPGLYESVLVLDYKSLYPSIIRSFLIDPVGLIEGLRHPDDNESVEGFRGARFSRTRHCLPSIVARVSEGREVAKREHNAPLSQALKIIMNAFYGVLGSSGCRFFDTRLASSITLRGHQIMRQTRELVEAQGYEVIYGDTDSTFVWLGSAHSQEDATRIGQDLVQHVNQWWRERLHNEFGLQSALELQYETHFSRFLMPTIRGAEEGSKKRYAGLVTRADGSEEMIYKGLETVRSDWSPLARQFQQELYQRIFHRQPHQDYVRDYVRRTLSGEFDELLIYRKRLRRQLGDYERNVPPHVRAARLADEYNDRQGRPRQYQNGGWIRYVITVNGPEPLEVRQAPIDYDHYVTRQLQPVADAILPFVDDDFSTLVGGQMGLF; encoded by the coding sequence GTGGATTTACAGCAGGGTTTTGTCCTGACCCGGCATTGGCGCGACACCCCGGCGGGCACGGAGGTCAGCTTCTGGCTGGCGACCGACCAGGGGCCGCGGTATATCCGTCTACCGGTACAGCCTTCGGTGATGTTTATTCCGCTGGCCCACCGCGAGCACGCGCAACGGGTGCTCAAGGGCGAGCGCGACGTGGAACTGCGCCCGCTGCAACTGTGTGACTTCCACCACCGCCCGGTCCTGGGCCTTTATACCCGTCAGCATCGCCAGGCGATGGACCTGGAAAAACGCCTGCGCCAGGCCGGCGTGGATGTCTACGAAGGCGATGTGCGCCCGCCCGAGCGCTATATGATGGAGCGCTTCATCACCGCGCCGGTGGCATTTGACGGCACCCCCGGCGAGGGCGGGATGTTGCTGGAGGCGCAGATGAAGCCCGCGCCCGACTACCGCCCGGCATTGAAACTGGTGTCGCTGGATATCGAAACCACCGCGCGCGGCGAGCTGTACTCCATCGCCCTGGAAGGTTGTGGCGAGCGCCAGGTGTACATGCTCGGCCCGCCGAACAAAACCTGCGCGGTGGATTTCAAGCTCGAATACTGCGACAGCCGCGCCCAACTGCTGGAGCGCCTCAACCAGTGGCTGGCGCAACACGACCCCGACGCGATCATCGGCTGGAACCTGGTGCAGTTCGACCTGCGGGTCCTCCACGAGCATGCCCAACGGCTTAACGTGCCATTGCTGCTCGGCCGTGGCGGCGAGGCCATGGCCTGGCGCGAGCACGGCAGCCGCAACCATTACTTCGCCGCCGCTGCCGGCCGGCTGATCATTGATGGTATCGAGGCCCTGCGTTCGGCGACCTGGACCTTTGAGTCATTCAGCCTGGAAAATGTCGCCCAGACCCTGCTGGGGGAAGGCAAGTCGATCTCCACGCCCTACCAGCGCATGGACGAGATCAACCGCATGTTCGCCGAGGACAAGCCCGCCCTGGCGCGCTATAACCTCAAGGACTGCGAGCTGGTGACGCGGATTTTCGCAAAGACCGAGCTGCTCAAGTTCCTTCTGGAGCGGGCCAGCGTCACCGGCCTGCCGGCGGATCGCAACGGTGGTTCGGTGGCGGCGTTCACCCACTTGTACATGCCGCTGATGCATCGCCAGGGCTTTGTCGCGCCCAACCTGGGGGACAAGCCGCCCCAGGCCAGCCCCGGCGGTTTTGTCATGGACTCGCGGCCGGGGCTGTACGAGTCGGTGCTGGTGCTGGACTACAAAAGTCTGTATCCGTCGATCATCCGCAGCTTCCTGATCGACCCCGTGGGCCTCATCGAAGGCCTGCGCCACCCCGACGACAACGAGTCGGTGGAAGGCTTTCGCGGTGCGCGCTTTTCCCGCACCCGGCATTGCCTGCCGTCGATTGTGGCGCGGGTTTCCGAAGGCCGCGAGGTGGCCAAACGCGAGCATAACGCGCCGTTGTCCCAGGCCCTGAAGATCATCATGAATGCCTTCTACGGCGTGCTCGGTTCCAGCGGCTGTCGGTTTTTCGATACGCGGCTGGCGTCGTCGATCACCCTGCGCGGCCACCAGATCATGCGCCAGACCCGCGAACTGGTCGAAGCCCAGGGTTATGAAGTGATCTATGGCGATACCGACTCTACGTTTGTCTGGCTCGGCAGTGCCCATTCCCAGGAGGATGCCACGCGCATCGGCCAGGACCTGGTGCAACACGTCAACCAATGGTGGCGCGAACGCCTGCACAACGAATTCGGCCTGCAAAGCGCCCTTGAACTGCAATACGAAACCCACTTCAGCCGCTTCCTGATGCCGACCATTCGTGGGGCGGAGGAGGGCAGCAAGAAACGGTATGCCGGTTTGGTGACCCGTGCCGATGGCAGTGAAGAGATGATCTACAAAGGCCTGGAGACTGTGCGTAGCGACTGGTCGCCCCTGGCCCGCCAATTCCAGCAGGAGTTGTACCAGCGCATCTTCCACCGCCAGCCCCACCAGGATTATGTGCGTGACTATGTGCGCCGCACCCTCAGTGGTGAGTTCGATGAGCTGCTGATCTACCGCAAACGCCTGCGCCGGCAACTGGGCGACTACGAGCGCAACGTGCCGCCCCATGTGCGGGCCGCGCGCCTGGCGGATGAATACAACGACCGCCAGGGCCGTCCACGCCAGTATCAGAACGGTGGCTGGATTCGCTACGTGATCACCGTCAACGGCCCCGAGCCCCTGGAAGTGCGCCAGGCGCCGATTGACTACGACCACTACGTCACCCGGCAATTACAGCCGGTGGCCGATGCGATCCTGCCGTTTGTCGATGATGATTTCAGCACCTTGGTCGGTGGTCAGATGGGCTTGTTTTAA
- a CDS encoding glutathione S-transferase N-terminal domain-containing protein, translating into MYTLYGTQSSGSCIVEIALQRCGVPWQQVDASPWGDGAGIEALGQINPLRQIPTLQLPDGSVLTESAAILIHLGLAYPASDLLSGHRAQIIRGLVYIAANCYSAITIIDYPQRFLADADETVQAQLIAGTQQKLHRTWQVFAEQFAGQLFTPQGLPNALGIMAAAVSRWEGVRDVLRHSHPACAQALAQVDADPQVAPVFAWHWPDWPEQ; encoded by the coding sequence ATGTACACGCTCTACGGCACGCAAAGTTCTGGTTCATGCATCGTCGAAATCGCCCTGCAACGCTGCGGCGTGCCGTGGCAGCAGGTCGATGCCAGCCCCTGGGGTGATGGGGCGGGGATTGAGGCCCTTGGGCAGATCAACCCGCTGCGGCAGATCCCCACCCTGCAACTGCCCGACGGCAGCGTGTTGACGGAAAGCGCGGCGATCCTGATTCACCTGGGCCTGGCGTATCCGGCCAGCGATTTGCTGTCCGGTCACCGTGCGCAGATCATTCGCGGCCTGGTGTATATCGCCGCCAACTGCTACTCGGCGATCACCATCATCGACTACCCGCAACGCTTTCTCGCCGACGCTGACGAGACGGTGCAGGCGCAACTGATCGCGGGCACCCAGCAGAAACTGCACCGGACCTGGCAGGTATTTGCCGAGCAATTTGCCGGGCAACTCTTTACCCCACAGGGGCTGCCCAATGCCCTGGGCATCATGGCGGCGGCGGTGTCCCGCTGGGAGGGTGTACGCGACGTCCTGCGACACTCCCACCCCGCATGCGCCCAGGCCCTGGCGCAGGTGGACGCCGACCCGCAGGTGGCCCCGGTGTTCGCCTGGCACTGGCCGGATTGGCCCGAGCAGTGA
- a CDS encoding DUF4174 domain-containing protein: MLVRSLTLATLMAFTGPLLAADNRGPLEQDQGKFRPLIVIAPSSIDPTQVQLKKDLEQPENKQKFTERNMVLYTVNYTSIGTVGQRDGKDLGAQDTNALIRALKLGASVGTKVILVGKDGEKKVEKTVPPDTLDLAEFFAAVDKMPMAEKEAAAPAEPEPAAPAASKPGKHAPQPLED; encoded by the coding sequence ATGCTCGTCCGGTCGCTGACCCTGGCTACCTTGATGGCGTTTACGGGGCCGTTGTTGGCTGCGGATAACCGAGGCCCGCTGGAACAGGATCAAGGCAAATTCCGCCCGCTGATCGTGATTGCACCCAGCTCCATCGACCCGACTCAGGTCCAGCTCAAGAAAGATCTTGAACAGCCTGAGAACAAACAGAAGTTCACCGAGCGCAACATGGTGCTCTACACCGTGAACTACACGAGCATCGGCACCGTCGGCCAGCGTGACGGCAAGGACCTCGGCGCCCAGGACACCAACGCGTTGATCCGCGCCTTGAAGCTGGGGGCCAGTGTCGGCACCAAAGTGATCCTGGTGGGCAAGGACGGCGAGAAGAAAGTCGAAAAGACCGTGCCGCCCGATACCCTTGACCTTGCAGAGTTCTTTGCGGCTGTCGACAAGATGCCCATGGCAGAAAAAGAAGCCGCCGCCCCCGCCGAGCCTGAACCCGCCGCCCCGGCAGCGAGCAAGCCTGGCAAGCACGCGCCGCAACCGCTGGAAGATTGA